A stretch of the Parafrankia irregularis genome encodes the following:
- a CDS encoding ferric iron reductase produces MSHAPPRHPQHLPTGTSDLPVDLAVRATSLTGLETTLRTVRAALDHRRAIAGPPPSPNGWIRADQLLDPATLDEALAVVRDHNQATAEVAVSYFTAWYAATIVGPAIAMFVLARRVPDLAPAGISVHCHEGGWFDSTAFHRPRLALLRSDPALADHLDLLDAKVSVDLGGTDPIEVTMVAADVDALRAQLVGQIIGHLEPMINSLRSRARLGHAALWGAVASQCGRAFLLTERVSGDPHIGRLEADAFFADAAPTLRARPTWQQFVHHGRTYTGMRRGSCCLAHRLTEEFCTACPFVATDEREHRLREWIDAQGPGGLAV; encoded by the coding sequence ATGTCTCACGCGCCGCCCCGTCACCCGCAGCACCTGCCCACGGGTACCTCCGACCTGCCGGTCGACCTGGCGGTCCGTGCCACCAGCCTGACCGGCCTCGAAACCACCCTGCGCACGGTGCGGGCGGCGCTGGACCACCGCCGGGCGATCGCCGGTCCGCCACCGTCGCCGAACGGCTGGATCCGGGCCGACCAGCTGCTCGATCCCGCGACGCTCGACGAGGCCCTCGCCGTCGTCCGCGATCACAACCAGGCCACGGCGGAGGTCGCCGTCAGCTACTTCACCGCGTGGTACGCCGCCACCATCGTCGGCCCGGCCATCGCGATGTTCGTCCTGGCCCGGCGGGTGCCGGACCTTGCCCCCGCCGGGATCTCGGTGCACTGCCACGAGGGCGGATGGTTCGACAGCACGGCGTTCCACCGCCCGCGGCTTGCACTGCTGCGCTCCGATCCGGCGCTTGCCGATCACCTCGACCTGCTCGACGCGAAGGTGAGCGTCGACCTCGGCGGCACCGACCCGATCGAGGTGACGATGGTCGCGGCGGACGTCGACGCCCTGCGGGCGCAGCTCGTCGGCCAGATCATCGGCCACCTGGAACCGATGATCAACAGCCTCCGGTCGCGCGCGCGGCTCGGGCACGCGGCCCTGTGGGGAGCGGTGGCGTCCCAGTGCGGGCGGGCGTTTCTGCTCACCGAACGGGTGAGTGGTGATCCACATATCGGGCGCCTGGAGGCGGACGCCTTCTTCGCCGACGCGGCGCCGACCCTGCGGGCCCGGCCGACGTGGCAGCAGTTCGTCCATCACGGCCGGACCTACACGGGTATGCGCCGCGGATCATGCTGCCTGGCGCATCGGCTGACCGAGGAGTTCTGCACCGCCTGCCCGTTCGTGGCCACGGACGAGCGTGAGCACCGGCTGCGGGAGTGGATCGACGCCCAGGGACCCGGCGGTCTGGCCGTCTGA
- a CDS encoding flavoprotein produces MTSPQRVLYHVVCAAPPALAAADFVAQAQQGGWDVCVVTTSRAAVWLDLPALAAVSGHPVRTDYKLPGQPDVLPPPTAFAVVPATFNTINKWAAGIADTLVLGLLTEALGLGLPAVVAPCLTAAQAAHPAYATSCQTLRSAGVRLLDRWTPQDADRVSGGWDGADSQRALQELERHPHLVR; encoded by the coding sequence ATGACGTCACCGCAGCGTGTGCTCTACCACGTCGTCTGCGCGGCACCGCCCGCGCTCGCCGCCGCCGACTTCGTGGCGCAGGCCCAGCAGGGCGGCTGGGACGTGTGCGTCGTGACGACGTCGCGTGCCGCGGTATGGCTCGACCTGCCGGCGCTGGCCGCGGTCAGCGGGCATCCCGTCCGGACCGACTACAAGCTCCCGGGGCAGCCGGACGTGCTTCCACCACCGACCGCCTTCGCCGTCGTCCCGGCGACCTTCAACACGATCAACAAGTGGGCGGCGGGAATCGCGGACACGCTCGTCCTGGGTCTGCTGACCGAGGCTCTGGGGCTCGGCCTGCCGGCCGTCGTCGCGCCGTGCCTCACCGCCGCGCAGGCGGCCCACCCCGCCTATGCGACGTCCTGCCAGACGCTGCGTTCCGCCGGTGTGCGGCTGCTGGACCGCTGGACGCCGCAGGACGCTGACCGGGTCTCGGGCGGCTGGGATGGCGCGGACAGCCAGCGGGCGCTGCAGGAGCTCGAACGACACCCGCACCTGGTGCGTTGA
- a CDS encoding SGNH/GDSL hydrolase family protein, with protein sequence MRRRTWAVSRIPGPRRQRASGSSRSLPTGPFVRRSPFTWAAFLASSTLIFLTAAPAATAGAQPTATGALTIAALGDSYSSGEGSPPFLADAGSCRRSTGAWPRLLATLDPPITTVLHAACGGATTKELTTSRRGNPSQLDQLRALPKAPDVVTITIGGNDAGFGRVIMSCVLWKCFWDGNDRRRRDYLQDELPGILVTTYKEVKAAAPNSRIVVVGYPDIFPRSQRNNTCRWLDSSERRQLVSLNNTLNRTIRRAAKDAGVEFVATSRSLRDHEMCTKDSWVNRVGLLSADRDLSAHPTQAGQEAMARTIHDALVDKR encoded by the coding sequence ATGCGGCGCAGAACGTGGGCGGTCTCACGAATCCCTGGTCCACGCAGGCAACGTGCGTCCGGGTCGTCCCGATCTCTCCCGACCGGCCCGTTCGTCCGGCGTTCGCCGTTCACCTGGGCCGCATTCCTCGCGTCAAGCACACTGATTTTCCTCACGGCGGCGCCGGCTGCGACGGCCGGCGCGCAGCCCACCGCGACGGGCGCGCTCACGATCGCCGCGCTCGGCGATTCCTATTCCTCCGGCGAGGGTTCGCCGCCGTTCCTGGCCGACGCGGGCAGCTGCCGCCGTAGCACCGGCGCGTGGCCGCGGCTGCTCGCCACCCTCGATCCGCCGATCACCACCGTGCTGCATGCCGCCTGCGGTGGTGCGACGACGAAGGAACTCACCACGTCCCGACGGGGCAACCCCTCGCAGCTCGACCAGTTGCGGGCGCTGCCGAAGGCCCCGGACGTGGTGACGATCACGATCGGCGGCAATGACGCCGGATTCGGCCGGGTCATCATGAGCTGTGTGCTCTGGAAGTGCTTCTGGGACGGTAACGACCGGCGGCGGCGGGACTACCTGCAGGACGAGCTTCCGGGAATTCTCGTCACCACCTACAAGGAAGTGAAGGCGGCGGCGCCGAACTCGCGGATCGTCGTCGTCGGATATCCCGACATCTTCCCTCGATCCCAGCGGAACAACACCTGCCGTTGGCTCGACAGCAGCGAGCGCAGGCAGCTCGTCAGCCTGAACAACACCCTCAATCGGACGATTCGTCGGGCCGCCAAGGATGCCGGCGTCGAGTTCGTCGCCACCAGCAGATCCCTGCGCGACCACGAGATGTGCACCAAGGACTCGTGGGTCAACCGGGTGGGCCTTCTCAGCGCGGACCGAGACCTGAGCGCTCACCCCACCCAGGCGGGCCAGGAAGCGATGGCCCGGACGATCCACGACGCCCTGGTCGACAAACGCTGA
- a CDS encoding type III pantothenate kinase: protein MLLTIDVGNTNTVLGVFDGAQLANSWRIRTDPHATADEMGLLYTGLLGSHKIDGVSVCSTVPAALREIRRMVSRTYRGIPTVVVEPGTRTGVPILIDNPKEAGADRIMNTLAAHHLYGGPAIVVDFGTSTNLDVVSERGEFLGGALAPGIEIALDSLASRAAQLRKVELTTPRSVIGKSTVEALQSGMIYGAAGQVDALVRRIRAELGAPATAIATGGLASLVLKESETLDNHEPHLTLIGLRLVFEKNAETR from the coding sequence ATGCTGCTGACGATCGACGTTGGTAACACCAACACCGTCCTGGGCGTGTTCGACGGCGCCCAGCTCGCCAACTCCTGGCGGATCCGCACCGATCCCCATGCCACCGCGGACGAGATGGGGCTCCTCTATACCGGCCTGCTCGGCAGCCACAAGATCGACGGTGTCTCCGTGTGCTCGACGGTCCCGGCGGCGCTGCGCGAGATCCGCCGGATGGTGAGCCGCACCTACCGGGGCATCCCGACCGTGGTGGTCGAGCCGGGCACCCGCACCGGGGTACCGATCCTCATCGACAACCCGAAGGAGGCGGGGGCCGACCGGATCATGAACACACTGGCCGCGCACCACCTCTACGGCGGACCGGCGATCGTGGTCGACTTCGGGACGTCCACCAACCTCGACGTCGTTTCGGAACGCGGCGAGTTCCTGGGTGGCGCGCTCGCGCCCGGCATCGAGATCGCCCTGGACTCACTCGCCTCGCGGGCCGCCCAGCTCCGCAAGGTCGAGCTCACGACGCCCCGTTCGGTGATCGGTAAGAGCACGGTCGAGGCACTCCAGTCGGGCATGATCTACGGGGCGGCCGGGCAGGTCGACGCGCTGGTCCGGCGCATCCGCGCCGAGCTGGGCGCCCCGGCGACCGCGATCGCCACCGGTGGGCTCGCCTCGCTGGTGCTCAAGGAGAGCGAAACTCTCGACAACCATGAGCCGCATCTGACCCTGATCGGCCTTAGGCTTGTCTTCGAGAAGAATGCGGAGACACGCTGA
- the nadC gene encoding carboxylating nicotinate-nucleotide diphosphorylase, whose product MTTETTAAQISVPVLTALRSTGLAESVVFDVIRRALNEDLPGPDGEDATSAATVNAALTSHGSVVSRADGVVAGVPVAAAVFEFLLGPAVTVTPVIADGDRVAPGTAVLRVSGPVRGLLTAERTALNLLCHLSGVATATRRWVDAVAGTGAVVRDTRKTLPGLRALEKYAVRCGGGSNHRMSLTDAALVKDNHVIAAGGVAAAFAAVRARFPHLAVEVECDTVEQVAEAVGAGADLILCDNMSLDDLRASVAIARPAGVLLEASGGLTLDVAAAVAATGVNYLAVGGLTHSAPALDLGFDLAVAG is encoded by the coding sequence ATGACGACCGAGACGACAGCCGCTCAGATCTCGGTGCCTGTCCTGACTGCTCTGAGATCCACCGGGCTGGCCGAGTCTGTGGTCTTCGACGTGATCCGTCGAGCGCTGAACGAGGACCTTCCAGGGCCCGACGGCGAGGACGCCACCTCGGCCGCGACCGTGAATGCGGCGCTGACGAGCCATGGCTCGGTGGTGTCCCGCGCCGACGGCGTGGTCGCGGGGGTGCCGGTCGCCGCCGCGGTGTTCGAGTTCCTTCTCGGTCCCGCCGTCACAGTGACACCGGTGATCGCCGACGGTGACCGGGTGGCCCCGGGCACGGCGGTGCTGCGGGTCAGTGGGCCGGTGCGTGGTCTTCTCACCGCCGAGCGAACAGCGCTGAACCTGCTCTGCCATCTCTCCGGCGTGGCCACGGCGACCCGGCGATGGGTGGACGCGGTCGCCGGCACGGGCGCGGTCGTGCGGGACACCCGCAAGACGCTCCCGGGCCTGCGGGCGTTGGAGAAGTACGCGGTGCGCTGCGGCGGCGGCAGCAACCACCGGATGTCGCTGACCGACGCCGCGCTGGTCAAGGACAACCATGTGATCGCGGCCGGCGGGGTGGCGGCGGCCTTCGCGGCCGTGCGCGCCCGCTTCCCGCACCTGGCCGTCGAGGTGGAGTGCGACACCGTGGAGCAGGTGGCCGAGGCGGTGGGCGCCGGGGCCGACCTGATCCTCTGCGACAACATGTCACTGGACGATCTTCGTGCGTCGGTGGCCATCGCCCGGCCGGCGGGCGTCCTGCTGGAGGCGAGTGGCGGGCTGACCCTGGACGTCGCCGCCGCGGTCGCCGCGACCGGCGTCAACTACCTGGCCGTCGGAGGTCTCACCCACTCGGCGCCCGCTCTCGACCTTGGCTTCGACCTTGCGGTGGCCGGCTGA
- a CDS encoding L-aspartate oxidase, whose product MPVLPHRLGAPRPGWSRDADVVVIGSGIAGLTTVLRTRAASPDRRVLLVTKALLDAGSTRWAQGGIAAALSAEDSPAEHLRDTLVAGVGLCDPAAVEVLVTEGPARVRELAALGARFDRDAGGDFSLTREGGHLRDRIAHAGGDATGLEVERALIAAVRADPAVEVLENALVLDLLMDQAGRAVGATLHVLGAGSQDGVGAVTARAIVLATGGMGQIFASTTNPAVSTGDGVALALRAGAVVTDLEFVQFHPTALWLPSPEAGQQPLVSEALRGEGALLVDAAGRRVMRDVHPLADLAPRDVVAKQMSRVMAEQGVDHLYLDARHLGAQTLLRRFPTITARCREAGVDPVTAPIPVAPTAHFASGGVRTDLWGRTSVPGLYACGEVACTGVHGANRLASNSLLEGLVFAARIAQHISEQDTSSWDGSPDPSASPLDGAAAVIGVPAGARGRGLTDPTERGDLTRAMTDGAGVLRSAESLRATGKMLAGLGDLRVSGATVTAGPAAWEMTNLRMVATALVAAAQMRTETRGCHWREDFADRDDEHWSGHVLTRLDPEGELILTYEAPPRPAEAGSATSVSPWARQSRPTSDSAAAAASSRLRSA is encoded by the coding sequence GTGCCAGTTCTCCCACACCGACTCGGCGCACCGCGTCCGGGCTGGAGCCGGGACGCGGACGTCGTGGTCATCGGATCCGGTATCGCGGGTCTCACCACGGTGCTGCGCACCCGGGCAGCCAGCCCGGACCGCCGGGTCCTCCTCGTCACCAAGGCCCTGCTGGACGCCGGTTCGACCCGCTGGGCACAGGGCGGGATCGCCGCGGCCCTGAGTGCCGAGGACTCCCCTGCCGAGCACCTGCGCGACACCCTCGTCGCCGGCGTCGGCCTGTGCGACCCGGCGGCGGTCGAGGTCCTGGTCACCGAAGGCCCGGCCCGGGTACGCGAGCTCGCGGCCCTCGGTGCCCGGTTCGACCGGGACGCCGGCGGCGACTTCTCGCTCACCCGCGAAGGCGGGCACCTGCGCGACCGGATCGCACATGCCGGCGGCGACGCCACCGGGCTGGAGGTCGAGCGGGCACTGATCGCCGCGGTGCGCGCCGACCCGGCCGTCGAGGTGCTGGAGAACGCCCTCGTCCTGGACCTGCTGATGGATCAGGCGGGCCGGGCGGTCGGTGCGACGCTGCACGTCCTCGGGGCGGGCAGCCAGGATGGCGTCGGCGCCGTGACAGCCCGGGCGATCGTGCTGGCCACCGGCGGAATGGGGCAGATCTTCGCGTCGACGACCAACCCGGCGGTCTCGACCGGTGACGGCGTCGCGCTCGCCCTGCGGGCCGGCGCGGTCGTGACCGACCTGGAGTTCGTCCAGTTCCATCCGACCGCGCTCTGGCTGCCCTCCCCCGAGGCCGGTCAGCAGCCGCTGGTCAGCGAGGCGCTGCGCGGCGAGGGCGCGCTGCTGGTGGACGCCGCCGGCCGGCGGGTGATGCGCGACGTCCATCCGCTGGCCGACCTCGCGCCCCGAGACGTCGTCGCCAAGCAGATGTCGCGGGTGATGGCGGAGCAGGGGGTGGATCACCTCTACCTGGACGCCCGTCACCTGGGGGCCCAGACCCTGCTGCGCCGTTTCCCCACGATCACCGCGCGCTGCCGGGAGGCCGGGGTCGACCCGGTGACCGCACCGATCCCGGTCGCACCGACGGCGCATTTCGCCAGCGGCGGGGTCCGCACCGACCTGTGGGGGCGGACCAGCGTTCCCGGGCTGTACGCCTGCGGGGAGGTCGCCTGCACCGGGGTGCACGGCGCCAACCGGCTGGCGTCGAACAGCCTGCTGGAGGGCCTGGTCTTCGCCGCGCGCATCGCCCAGCACATCTCGGAACAGGACACATCGAGCTGGGACGGATCCCCGGATCCGTCCGCTTCACCGCTCGACGGTGCCGCCGCGGTGATCGGGGTCCCGGCGGGCGCTCGTGGCCGCGGTCTGACGGACCCGACCGAACGCGGCGACCTGACCCGGGCCATGACGGATGGCGCGGGCGTGTTGCGCAGCGCCGAGAGCCTGCGGGCGACCGGAAAGATGCTGGCCGGCCTTGGCGATCTTCGGGTCAGCGGGGCCACGGTCACCGCCGGCCCGGCGGCCTGGGAGATGACCAACCTGCGGATGGTGGCGACCGCGCTGGTCGCCGCGGCCCAGATGCGCACCGAGACCCGGGGCTGCCACTGGCGGGAGGATTTCGCCGACCGCGATGACGAGCACTGGAGCGGACACGTGCTGACCAGGCTGGACCCGGAAGGGGAGCTGATCTTGACGTACGAGGCACCGCCGCGGCCAGCCGAAGCCGGCTCGGCCACGTCTGTCTCACCGTGGGCCCGGCAGAGCCGACCGACATCGGACTCCGCCGCTGCTGCCGCTTCGTCCCGGCTCCGGTCGGCATGA
- the panD gene encoding aspartate 1-decarboxylase has protein sequence MFRTMLTSKIHRATVTQADLHYVGSVTIDADLMEAADLLPGEQVTIVDINNGARLETYAITGPAGSGVIGINGAAARLVHPGDLVIIISYGIMDDAEARRYTPKVLFLDAQNRIIGRGGDPAEALPGDPSSLRGDVLAAGDVLAAGGVLGSGDIVGAGQGRA, from the coding sequence GTGTTTCGAACCATGCTCACCTCCAAGATCCACCGGGCGACGGTGACGCAGGCCGACCTGCACTACGTCGGCTCCGTCACGATCGACGCCGACCTGATGGAAGCCGCCGACCTGCTTCCCGGCGAGCAGGTGACGATCGTCGACATCAACAACGGCGCACGCCTGGAGACCTACGCGATCACCGGCCCGGCGGGCAGCGGTGTCATCGGGATCAACGGCGCGGCGGCCCGCCTGGTGCATCCCGGCGATCTCGTCATCATCATCTCGTACGGGATCATGGACGACGCCGAGGCGCGGCGATACACCCCCAAGGTCCTCTTCCTCGACGCGCAGAACCGCATCATCGGCCGCGGCGGCGACCCGGCGGAGGCACTCCCCGGCGACCCGTCCAGCCTGCGCGGCGATGTCCTGGCCGCCGGCGACGTTCTGGCCGCCGGTGGCGTCCTGGGCTCCGGTGACATCGTGGGCGCCGGGCAGGGGAGGGCGTAG
- the panC gene encoding pantoate--beta-alanine ligase, whose product MPVLMPAQMPITPRPAPAGTASPAPAASRGTARPIVVRTRAELAAALARPVVRREQTAAASADQTPPDHTPTDPAPAGQAPAASTPQSGKAREAAPARGVRGVVMTMGALHRGHAALIREARRRTDQVVVTIFVNPLQFGSGEDLDRYPRTFAADLDVCASEGADIVYAPSVVHDPAPLVTLSAGPLGDVLEGASRPGHFDGMLTLVGTMFHLVRPDVAFFGRKDAQQLVCIRRMVDDLAFPLEIVGVPTVRDTDGLALSSRNAYLDAAQRRSALALSRALAAGAARATEGADAVLTAARAELACEPGVDVDYLTLASRSDLGPVSTGPALLLVAARVGTTRLIDNIDLVLADPAARSARQSAGRQPAAAYAPDGNGYQGV is encoded by the coding sequence ATGCCTGTACTCATGCCTGCTCAGATGCCCATCACCCCGCGCCCGGCACCAGCCGGCACCGCGAGCCCGGCACCGGCCGCATCACGTGGCACCGCCCGGCCCATCGTCGTCCGCACCCGCGCCGAGCTCGCTGCGGCACTGGCCCGGCCGGTCGTCCGCAGGGAGCAGACCGCCGCGGCATCCGCGGACCAGACACCCCCCGACCACACCCCCACGGACCCGGCCCCGGCGGGCCAGGCCCCCGCAGCCTCCACTCCCCAGTCGGGGAAGGCGCGGGAGGCGGCACCCGCCCGAGGTGTCCGCGGTGTCGTCATGACCATGGGTGCGCTGCACCGCGGTCACGCCGCCCTGATCAGGGAGGCCCGGCGGCGTACCGACCAGGTCGTGGTCACGATCTTCGTCAATCCGTTGCAGTTCGGGTCCGGCGAGGACCTCGACCGCTATCCCCGCACCTTCGCCGCCGACCTGGACGTCTGCGCCAGCGAGGGGGCCGACATCGTCTACGCGCCGAGCGTGGTGCACGACCCGGCTCCGCTGGTCACCCTGAGTGCCGGGCCGCTGGGCGACGTCCTGGAGGGAGCGTCCCGGCCGGGCCACTTCGACGGAATGCTTACCCTGGTGGGGACCATGTTCCACCTTGTCCGGCCGGATGTGGCGTTCTTCGGCCGCAAGGACGCCCAGCAACTGGTCTGCATCCGCCGCATGGTCGACGACCTGGCGTTCCCGCTGGAGATCGTCGGCGTGCCGACGGTGCGTGACACCGACGGGCTCGCTCTTTCGAGCCGCAACGCCTACCTCGACGCCGCCCAGCGGCGCAGCGCGCTGGCTCTCTCCCGAGCACTGGCCGCCGGCGCCGCCCGGGCCACCGAAGGCGCCGACGCCGTGCTCACCGCGGCCCGGGCGGAGCTCGCCTGCGAGCCCGGTGTGGACGTCGACTACCTGACCCTTGCCAGCCGGTCCGACCTCGGGCCGGTCTCCACCGGACCTGCACTGCTGCTGGTCGCGGCCCGGGTCGGGACCACCCGGCTGATCGACAACATCGACCTCGTGCTGGCCGACCCGGCCGCACGATCCGCGCGGCAGTCCGCCGGCCGGCAGCCGGCCGCGGCCTACGCACCCGACGGCAACGGTTACCAGGGGGTCTGA